CCAGCATAGTACTCAACGCCTGCGGTGCGGCCATCGACGCGGGTAGTAATCAAGCCTATACAGACGCTGGTGGGCCCCCGACCGATTTGCTGGGTAACCCCCGTATCTATCCCACCGGGGGGCGCATTGATATGGGCGCCGTCGAGGCTCAGGAGACCTCCCAACCCATCACCTTCAGCCAGCAGCCCCCGTCGGCTTCGGCGGTGTGCGTGGGCGGCCGGGTGGAAATACCGGTACGTGTGACGGGTGGCCTACCAGCGTACCAGTGGTACAAAGACGGCCAGCCCGTTAGTGGGCAGACATCGGCCACGCTCAGCCTGGCCAATGTGCAGACTACGGATGCGGGCCGTTACTCGGTCGAAGTGACGGCGAGCTGCAACTCGCTTACCAGCACGGCTTTTAGCCTGACCGTCAACGCACCACCCCCGGCCACCCTGTCGGCCAGTCCATCCAGTACGCTGAGTTGCGCGCAGCCCAGCGTAACGCTGACGGCCAGCCCGAGCGGGCAAACGTACCAGTTCAGCGCGGGAGCCACTCCGATTGGTTCATCCAATCAGGCAACGGTCAACAGCCCAGGTCTGTACTTCGTGACCGTGATTTTGGGCAATGGCTGTTCGGGGGTAGCCAGCGTCTCGGTCGGCCAGGATACGTCCGTACCCACCATCGGCATCACGGCTACGCCCAGCCTGACCATCACCCAGGGCCAGTCGACCACCCTAACGGCCAGTGGGGCCAACTCTTACGTCTGGAGCACCGGTTCGACGGCTAATCCCATCGTCGTTAGCACCGAGGGTCCCTACTCGGTGACCGGCACAACAGCCAACGGCTGCACGGCCACGGCTTCACTCACCCTGACGGGGTCGGCGCTACCCATTACTATCACCGGATTATCGGCTAGTCCTAACCCCGTGGTGGCTGGCCAGCCAATCACGTTCACTTCTACGGTGGCCAACGTTGTCCGGGGCTACTACTACACGCTCACCAACGGCCGGGGTAGCACCCGTACGGGCACGGCTGACGCCAGTCCGCTTAGCCAAACCCTCACCGCCCAAAACGCGGGAACCCAGACCTACACACTAACGGTGACCTCGTTCGATGAGCCAACGGCGAGTAGTGCCACGGTTGACGTTACTGTCAGCTCCGGTCCGGCCGTAGCCGACGGGCCCGCCTGTACCAACTTTGTTAACCGCCCCCTACTAACTGCCAACCCGGTGACGGGGGTATACGCGCTGGGCAGTACCATTTATGCCGCCACTAACGGGGGACTGGCCATTTCTACCGATGGGGGGAATTCATTTCCAGTCGTCCGCACCACCGCCAGCGGCCTGGGGGCAAACCAGGTCAATGCGGTCTATGCGCAGGGCAGCACTGTCTATGCCGCCACCAATAACGGGTTGAGCGTCTCTACTGATGGAGCCCAAAGCTTTACAAACTACACCACCGGATTGGGTAACAACCAGGTGCGGGCTGTTTATGTGGCGAGCAATACCATTTACGTAGCTACCCCGGGGGGACTGGCGGTCTCAATCAATGACGGACAGTCGTTTACCAACCGAACCAACACCAACGGCTTGGGCGACAACCAGGTCAATGGCGTATACGTAGTAGACAATATTGTCTATGCGGCCACCAACAACGGGCTGAGTATTTCCACCAACGGGGGCAGTTCGTTTGCCGTCAACCGGACAACGGCCTCACCCAGCGGGATTGCCAGCAATGTCGTACTGGGGGTCTACGCCCAGGGCAGCACCGTCTACGTGGACACCGATAACGGGCTGAGTATATCCACCGACGGGGGCCAAACGTTTACGAACCGCACCACGGACAACGGGCTGGGCAGCAACAATGTGCATGCGGTTTACGCCGTGGGTCGGACCGTCTATGCGGCCACCAACAATGGGCTGAGCATTTCCACCGATGGGGGGCAAAGCTTTACCAATTACACCCCCGCCAACACGGCCAATGGGCTGGGTAGTAACGTTGTCTACGGGGTACATGTGGCGGGTGATCGAATTTACGCGGCTACCCAGGGCGGGGTATCATTCTGTCCTGAACCGGTAGTTCCCCCTACCATAACGGCCCTGATCGCTAGTCCCAATCCGGTACAGGCGGGTCAGCCGGTTCTGTTCACCGCTACAGTGGGTGAGGTGACGGGTAGTTATGCGTATACCCTGGCCAACGGGATCGATACGCCTTTGAGTGGAACAGCCAGCAGCGTGGCCTTCAGCCAACGCTTAACAGCTAACGGCTCAGGCCTTCAGAGTTATTCCTTGACGGTGACCGCCGAGAATGGTACCGCCACGGCCACGACTTCCCTATCCGTGCTAGCTCCCAGCAGCGGGCTCACTATCACCGGGCTGCGCACTAACCGAAACCAGGTACCGGCTGGCCAGTCGGTCGAGTTTACGGCCACGCTGACGGGGCTGATCGACAGCGACATCTACAGCTACACGCTTACCAACGGCCTGGAGGATAGACCCCTGACGGGTGACTTTCACGGACCTGACTTCATAGAGAGCGTGACCGCCCAGGGTTCTGGACCACAGACCTACACCCTGACAGTGACCAGTCAAAAGGGTAATGCTTCGGCCACCACGTCAATCGTTGTTATCCCGGAGAACGTGACCCTGATCCGCTTTGCCATTCTGGGCGTGACGCCGGGTGGCTGTGAGACCATCAGCGGAGGTGAGCGCCGGGTACGCTTTACGCCCCAATACGTGGGGACCAATGGCGAGCCTATTAGCTTCTCCGTGGTCAACGAGCTGGCCCCTACTACAGCGCCTGGTCCCTACAGCTTACGACTCTACACCGATAACCCCATCATTACCCTGGTAGCTAGTCAGGGGGGCCGGGGTGAGGTCCGCTTTGTCTACAACTGGCTGGCCGCCTGCCAGGGTGCACCCACTCCGCCCCAGGCCCCCGTCAGTGCCGGCATCCCCAGCCAGACATTGCGCCAGGGCCAGACCTACCAGCTGGTGCTAACCGACTACGTCACCGACCCCGATGGTCAGACGCCCCAGTTTACGGTCCAGGGCTTGCCCGCCGGGTTAAGTCTCAACGAGAGCTTAATCAGTGGTACGCCCTCAAACACAGGCACCTACCCGGTGAGCCTCACAGCCACCGATCCGGGCGGACTATCCATCGTTGTAGGCTTTACCCTAACGGTGGTCTCTCCATCGGGTACTACCCCCACCTTCAGCATTGATGGGGTGTCGCCGGTAAGCTGCGTGCTGGTGGATTCGGTCAAGCAGGGCTACCGGGTCAGCTTTACTCCCCAGTACGGGGGCCTGACGGGGCAACCGATCAGCTTCTCGGTGGTCAATGAGTTGTCACCCACCACCACGGCGGGACCTTATACGCTACGGCTATACGCCGACAACCCCGTTATCATGCTGAAGGCTACCCAGGCCGGCAGTCCGGGCGAGGCTAGTTTCAGTTACAACTGGCGAGCGGCCTGCGGAGTAGAACCGCCCAATCCGGGCTCATTCGGTATCATCGGGGCAACCACAGTCAGCTGTGAATCCGTCGGTAGCGGTCAGCGCAAACTTACCTTCAGCCCCCAGTATGCGGGCCGGGACGGTTCACCGATCAGCTTTTCGGTGGTCAATGAGCTGATGGCGACCCCGAGTCCGGGGCCGTACAGCCTGAACCTCTACACGGACAATCCCACCATCACCCTCAGCGCTCAGCAGGGGGCGACGGTGGCTACCTACCGCTACAACTGGCTGGCGGCTTGCCCGGCGCAGCCCGGTGGGCGGCTCGGAACGGGAGACGACTATGCATCGGGACTCCACGTCAGGGTACTAGGCAACCCCATCGGCGGGAATGAACTGGTGACTGAAGTTACCGGAGCGGAAGGCCTACCCTTGCAGTATGAATTGATCGACTCGCGGGGTCGAGTCTTACAACGGCATCAGGTTGATCAGGCGGGCCGGGTGGAGCGACAGCACCTGCCAATTGGCAACCAACCGGCGGGTCTGTTACTGCTGCGGGTGAGTGCCCCGACGCAGAGCCAGACGATTAAATTGGTTAAAGAAAACTAAGTATGTAGAAAAAGATTGTAACAACCTTTTTGCCAGTCAACTACTGACGAGCGACCGACAGATTGATTTTACCACTGGTGGCCGCTCGTCAGTAAGTTTCCAAGGCTAAGGCTGCCACTTTTTTACACAAGCCATAGGCACCCTTTGTGGGTAGCTATACGGAACCAACTCGATTTAACAATTCAAGCCCAAAACGTTATGTTTTCACCGAAAAGTCTGACTAACCGCCGACAATTTCTGGAACGCACGGCCCTAGGTGCCGGCAGTGTACTTTTTCTACCCGGGCTATTAGCCAGCTGCACCGACCACCGAATTCCCGATCCGGGTGTACCTGCCGTCGTTCCGCCTGTTGTCGGATCCGACGCAATCGACTGGAATGATGACGCGAAAGCAGTCGTCGTCGCCGGGCTTGGCCTAATACCCGGAGCCGGTAGCATCCTTTCCGGTTTGATTGCTATCTTTTGGCCCGGCACTGACGTCTGGTCTCAAGTGAAAGATCGGGTAGAAGCATTCGTAAACCAAAAAATCGCTGATCTGGTCTACCAGCAGGCACAGGATGATCTGAAGGGCCTACATAACTTGCTGACCCGTTATCTGAACGAACTCAAACACTATAATGATTCTGTCACGGCCTACCAGAAGGATTCAACCAAACCCGTACCAGATCCAACTGACCTTAGAACGCAATGGTTGAGAACGATAGATTTGTTTACTGTGGCAATTCCCCATTTTCAGTCGACAGGCTATGAAGTAGTCTTACTGGGCCTGTTTGCGCAGCTTGCCAACATGTACCTGGCTTTATTACGCGAGGGGGTAGTCAATGGGAAAAGCTGGGGAAGGAGCGATGGTGATCACCAACAGGATATCACAGACCTAAAAAAATGTATCAGCGATTTTCTCAACTACACCCTGACCACGTATACGAACCACTTAAGCACGCTGGCTCAAACTATCCCCAAAGACCAGCCCAACGAGCCTTTTGCAACACTCAATCGGTTTAACCGCGAGATAACGCTGACGGCACTCGACTACATGAATATCTGGCCTTACTATGACGTCACAAAATTCCCTAAAGGAGGGAAGGTATCATTGCTTCGCGAACTGTACTCGGACCCGTTGGGTGATAACACGAACAGCGGACCCATCAATTTAGTGTTTCCTTCGCCAACACAGAGTCCTATACAACT
This DNA window, taken from Spirosoma agri, encodes the following:
- a CDS encoding putative Ig domain-containing protein: MHLFLHRFSLRATSHLGRWIVYFLGLTRQPGPLWAWLLVTMVWVGLGLPSAQAQNATIRYVSPQGAGSQTGANWANALPGTSLQAAINASRSGDQVWVAGGMYKPGRPANTDRAVSFAMKEGVAIYGGFVGTETSLDQRPTSNTVSGSGGATQPVSSTLSGDIGRMGDRTDNSFHVIYNPVSLSLTSTAILDGFVITGGNADGLGNAESLYGGGIYNKGSGLDQVCSPHIRNCAFVANSANFGGAIYNDGHNSGISSPRLINCAFVTNTAGEVYGGAIYNDGRRGTSNPTLVNCSFVANTADRGGALFNDGRDGGTNKPALINCVLFGNGGANTIFSTDGASVTARYSLFDNTVTGYNDGGNNRTTTTSPFTSLTSVALNACGPAIDAGSNQAYTEAGGPPTDLVGNPRIYPTGGRIDMGAVEFRGSQLYVSASQTATAGDGRSWATAFADLQSALSSSSTCGTEIWVARGLYKPTAGRDTTKSFTMQQGVAIYGGFVGTETSLDQRPTIAPVAGTPSSSTLSGDIGRVGDKTDNSFHVIYNPASLSLTSTAILDGFVITGGNARRNGSSDNSGGGIYNNGSGSVCSPQIRHCTFVTNSAVGIGGAMVNDGRAGGNSSPSLTNCAFVADTSAYDGGAIYNTGQNGVSSPTLINCGFVANAAANSGGAMVNEGTNGTSNPRLVNCTFLANRAVNSGAAMYNTGYQGTSTPHLTNCVLFDNDGTNTLFSSNSATVSASYSLFDNTVTGYSDGGNNRTTITSPFTNLTSIVLNACGAAIDAGSNQAYTDAGGPPTDLLGNPRIYPTGGRIDMGAVEAQETSQPITFSQQPPSASAVCVGGRVEIPVRVTGGLPAYQWYKDGQPVSGQTSATLSLANVQTTDAGRYSVEVTASCNSLTSTAFSLTVNAPPPATLSASPSSTLSCAQPSVTLTASPSGQTYQFSAGATPIGSSNQATVNSPGLYFVTVILGNGCSGVASVSVGQDTSVPTIGITATPSLTITQGQSTTLTASGANSYVWSTGSTANPIVVSTEGPYSVTGTTANGCTATASLTLTGSALPITITGLSASPNPVVAGQPITFTSTVANVVRGYYYTLTNGRGSTRTGTADASPLSQTLTAQNAGTQTYTLTVTSFDEPTASSATVDVTVSSGPAVADGPACTNFVNRPLLTANPVTGVYALGSTIYAATNGGLAISTDGGNSFPVVRTTASGLGANQVNAVYAQGSTVYAATNNGLSVSTDGAQSFTNYTTGLGNNQVRAVYVASNTIYVATPGGLAVSINDGQSFTNRTNTNGLGDNQVNGVYVVDNIVYAATNNGLSISTNGGSSFAVNRTTASPSGIASNVVLGVYAQGSTVYVDTDNGLSISTDGGQTFTNRTTDNGLGSNNVHAVYAVGRTVYAATNNGLSISTDGGQSFTNYTPANTANGLGSNVVYGVHVAGDRIYAATQGGVSFCPEPVVPPTITALIASPNPVQAGQPVLFTATVGEVTGSYAYTLANGIDTPLSGTASSVAFSQRLTANGSGLQSYSLTVTAENGTATATTSLSVLAPSSGLTITGLRTNRNQVPAGQSVEFTATLTGLIDSDIYSYTLTNGLEDRPLTGDFHGPDFIESVTAQGSGPQTYTLTVTSQKGNASATTSIVVIPENVTLIRFAILGVTPGGCETISGGERRVRFTPQYVGTNGEPISFSVVNELAPTTAPGPYSLRLYTDNPIITLVASQGGRGEVRFVYNWLAACQGAPTPPQAPVSAGIPSQTLRQGQTYQLVLTDYVTDPDGQTPQFTVQGLPAGLSLNESLISGTPSNTGTYPVSLTATDPGGLSIVVGFTLTVVSPSGTTPTFSIDGVSPVSCVLVDSVKQGYRVSFTPQYGGLTGQPISFSVVNELSPTTTAGPYTLRLYADNPVIMLKATQAGSPGEASFSYNWRAACGVEPPNPGSFGIIGATTVSCESVGSGQRKLTFSPQYAGRDGSPISFSVVNELMATPSPGPYSLNLYTDNPTITLSAQQGATVATYRYNWLAACPAQPGGRLGTGDDYASGLHVRVLGNPIGGNELVTEVTGAEGLPLQYELIDSRGRVLQRHQVDQAGRVERQHLPIGNQPAGLLLLRVSAPTQSQTIKLVKEN
- a CDS encoding insecticidal delta-endotoxin Cry8Ea1 family protein produces the protein MFSPKSLTNRRQFLERTALGAGSVLFLPGLLASCTDHRIPDPGVPAVVPPVVGSDAIDWNDDAKAVVVAGLGLIPGAGSILSGLIAIFWPGTDVWSQVKDRVEAFVNQKIADLVYQQAQDDLKGLHNLLTRYLNELKHYNDSVTAYQKDSTKPVPDPTDLRTQWLRTIDLFTVAIPHFQSTGYEVVLLGLFAQLANMYLALLREGVVNGKSWGRSDGDHQQDITDLKKCISDFLNYTLTTYTNHLSTLAQTIPKDQPNEPFATLNRFNREITLTALDYMNIWPYYDVTKFPKGGKVSLLRELYSDPLGDNTNSGPINLVFPSPTQSPIQLTIWGTPGLQNYPQASRINAIQLTYPAGSGPGGVTTTPRMGFQGNMDGFGHEVTSNAPNGGRLDIAPNNPIVSATTSYYEAKQLYGGGQYYIQSMQFVFRDRSFSPVIGGVTNNENDPHRKWQTVFLTDHFISRIHVNGAGDKQYGADCVVYGLKYLTGGPSVSARALGILYVTSPQELSGADLAQASSAYSLSDALITDNLKAARQAYWVAIEARAAALK